DNA from Bordetella genomosp. 13:
CGACGACGAGCGCGCAGGCTTTCTGGCGCGCTTCACGGAGGACGGCCGCGGCGTGGGATTCGCCGTGCTCGGCGGCGCCTTCGCCGAAGGCGTGGACCTGCCCGGGCGCCGCCTGATCGGCGCCTTCATCGCCACGCTGGGGCTGCCGCAGGTCAATCCGGTGAACGAGCAGATACTGGCGGCCATGGGCGCGCGCTTCGGCCAGCAGATGGCCTACGACTACACCTATCTGTATCCCGGCCTGCAGAAGGTGGTGCAGGCGGCCGGCCGGGTGATACGCACCGAGACCGACACCGGCACGGTGCATCTCATCGACGACCGGTTCCGCCAGCGCAAGGTGAGGGCGCTGCTGCCCGGCTGGTGGCGTGTGTCGGAGTCGCGGTCCATGGCGTGATCGGGGACGGGCCAGGAACCTAGGCTGCGTGAGGGCGGCGCCGTCGCGGACCCGGATGCAGCCGTTCGTCAGGCCGTGCGCCTGGTCAACGCCAGATACGCGGCCAGGCCCAGCATCGTGCAGCCCGAGATACGGTTCATCAGACGTGCTCGCGCGGCCCGGACTGTGCTGGATCGCAGCAGGCGGTCCGCGACGAACACCGCGATGGCCGCGGACGTGGCGTTCATCGCCACGCAGACCGTGCCGAGCCCGGCCAGCTGGGGAGCCAACGCGTGGCCAGGCGCGATGAACTGGGGCAGGAATGCCAGGAAGAACAGCGCGGTCTTGACGTTCATGGCCTCGACCAGGATGCCGTCGAGAAACGCCCGGCGGGCGCCCCGCGCGGCCACTCGCGGCGCCTGGACGTGTTCGCCGGACCGGCGCAACAGGCCGATGCCGAGGTATACGAGATAAGCCGCGCCCACATACTTGACCACGCTGAATGCCACCGCGGATTGCGCGATGACCAGGGACAGGCCCAGTGCGGACGCCGCCACGTGCACCATGCCGCCCAGCGACGTACCCAGCAGCGAGGCCAGCCCCTCCCGGCGGCCGCCGGTGGCGGTGCGTGCGACAACGTAAGCGAGACCCGGACCGGGAGTGATGGCCAGCAGGACCGCTGCAAAGAGGAAGGCTAGGAATGACATGGCTTCGGCGTTGATGGTTGCGACGTGTCGCGCCCAGCGGCGCTTGCTGGCTGGCATGCGCGGTGCCGACGCTACAGGCCCCCGCCCATGCTCTGGAAATGGTACATGCCGTCGCGGCGCCTGTCAGGCGCTGCGCCGGGCCATGGCCAGGTATGCCGCCAGACCCAGCATCGTGCAGCCCGAGACACGGTTCATCAACCGCGCCCTTGCGGCGCGCGCCGCGCCGGATCGCAGCAGGCGGTCCGCCGCGAATACCGCGACGACGTCGACGGTGGTGTTCAGCGCCACGCAGATGGTGCCCATCAGCGCCAGCTGCGGCGCGATCTGGTGGCCGGGCGAGATGAACTGCGGCAGGAACGCCACGAAGAACATGGCGGTCTTGACGTTGAACGCCTCGACCAGAATGCCGTCCGCGAACGCCCGGCGGGCGCCCTGCGCGGCGATGCGCGGCACGGCGATGTGTTCGCCGGATCGGCGCAGCAGTCCGATGCCGAGGTACACCAGGTAAGCCGCGCCGATATACTTGACCACGCTGAACGCCAGCGCCGATTGCGCAATCACCAGGGACAGGCCAAGGGCTGAAGCCGCGACATGCACCAGGCCGCCCAGCGCCGTGCCCAGCGACGAGGCGAGGCCTTCGGCGCTGCCGCCGCTGACGGTGCGCGCCACGACATAGGCGATACCCGGACCGGGCGTGATGGCCAGCAGCGTTGCCGCCAGTAGAAAGGCGAGGAATGACATGTTTCGGGCCTTATTGTTGGCGAGGCGTCGCGATCCGCGGCAGGCAATGGCTGGCAGGGTGCTCGATCAGCCCGTCGCCGTAGGCGCTGACCGCTGCGGCGACCACAGACGCCGCACTATCGCGCACATCTGGCACAATGAAAACCGCCAGTTTCCACATTTCTTCGCATACCAGTTGGCGCGATCACCGTCTCCCTACACCGCCGCGGCCAGGACGAGCCAGGGCATCTACCAGTCGATCAAGTCCCAGATCGCCGATGGCAGCCTGCGTCCGGGCGTCATGCTGCCGTCGACGCGCACGCTGGCGGCGGACCTTGCCGTGTCCCGTTCCACGATCACGGCGGTCTACGAGCAGCTGGCCGCCGAGGGTTATCTGGAAACCCGGCAGGGAAGGCGGGCCTGCGTCTCCGCCGGTGCGGCGTCCTCCGCGATGAAGCGCGGGCGCGAGAAGCCCGAATCGCGTCTTTCGCGAGGCCTGTCGGCTTACGGCGAACGGGTGGCGGGCTTTGCCGCCGCCACGCCGCCGGACGCGGCTGGCGATTCCTTCATCGATTTCCTGTACGGGGCGCTGGCGGCCGAGGATTTTCCCTTGCTGGCCTGGCGCAGGGCCTATAACCGCGTGCTCGTGCGGCGGCAGAAGCAGCTTTACTATGAGGCGCCCGAAGGCGAGGCGCCGCTGCGCGAGGCGTTGCAGGGCTATCTGCGCAGGGCGCGGGGACTGCGGTGCGATGCCGACCAGATCGTCATCGTCCATGGGTCGCAGCAGGCCATCGACCTGTGCACGCGGCTGCTGGTGAATCCGAAGGACCGCGTGGTCGTGGAAGAGCCCTGCTATGTCATGGCGCGGCGCGTGTTCGAGGCCGCGGGCGCGCAGGTGATGCCGATCCCGGTGGACGAGCAGGGGCTGCGCACCGCCGGCCTGCCCGAGCAGCGCTGCAAACTGGCCTACGTCACGCCATCGCACCAGTTCCCGCTGGGCGGCGTATTACCGATCAACCGGCGCAAAGAGCTGCTGGACTGGGCGACCAGGCAGCAGGCGTGGATCATCGAGGACGACTATGACGGCGAGTTCCGTTACGGCATGCGGCCCATCGATCCCCTGCAGTCCATCGACGAGTCGGGCGGCGTCGTCTACGTGGGCACGTTCTCCAAGGCGCTGTCGCCGCAGATGCGGCTGGGCTATATGGTGGCGCCCTCCGCATTGGCGCCGGCACTGCGCGAGGCCAAGCGTCTGGCCGACCGGCATGCGCCACGCCAGGATCAACTGGTGCTGGCCGCGATGATCGAGGACGGCAGCTACGAACGCCACGTGCGCCGCTGCCGCCGCATGAACGAACTGCGCCGCGGGGCGCTGCTGCTCGCCCTCGAGCGCTACCTGCCGCACGATGCCATCGTCGATGGCGCGGCGGCGGGCCTGCACGTGGTGGTCTGGCTGCCGCGCGTTGCCGGCAGGAAGGAGACCGCCCTGGCCGCGCATGCTCGTGCGCAGGGCGTCGGCATACGGCCCTTGTCGCCGCTCTACGCCGCGGGGGCCGCCCGGCGGCAGCGAGCCTGTGCGGGTTTCGTGATCGGCTATGCCAGCCTGTCGCCCGAACGCATCGAAGAAGGGGTGCGTCGGCTGGCGCGCGCGCTACGTACCTTCAAGTAGGCGGGCCGCGGCGCCGGACGTGCGGCGCCGGTCGCGGCCGCTGTCCCTAACTGGCTTGCCGGTTTAAACCGGAACTGGCACTTCGCGCCGGGCCAGTTGCGCGCGATGATGACGGTTCTGCGCACCGTCGCCCCGCCTCCAAGGACCTGCCATGTATGTACCCGAGCACTTCGCGGTTCCGGACACCGGATCGCTGCATGAACTGATCCGCGCCCATCCCATGGGCATGCTGGTCACTCATGGCGCCGGCGGCCTGGACGCCAACCACATTCCCTTCGAACTCGAGGCTGACGCTTCCGGCAAGACGGTGCTGCATGCGCACGTCGCGCGCAGCAATCCGGTGTGGCAGGACGTCGGAAATGGCGACGAGGTGCTGGTGGTGTTCCGCGCCGCGGACGCCTACATCTCGCCCAACTGGTATCCCAGCAAGCACGAGCAGCACAGGCAGGTGCCGACCTGGAACTACATGGTGGTCCACGCCCACGGAACCATCGCGATACGGGATGACGAGCGCTATGTGCGCGGCGTCGTCGCGCGCCTGACGCGTACGCACGAGGCCGCGCAGCCCCGGCCGTGGAAGATGACCGACAGCGCGCCCGAGTACATCGATGCGATGCTGAAGGCGATCGTGGGCATACAGGTGGATGTGACGCGCATCGTCGGCAAGTACAAGCTCGGCCAGAACAAGGATCGCCGCGATCTGGAGTCGGCGGGCAGGGCGGTGCTGGCCGGCGGCGGAGTGAAGATCGGCGAGGCGATGTTGGCGTGCGCGCAAGGCAAGGCGCGGTAGCCTTGCGCGTGCCGGGCGTGGGCGTACGATATGCCATCCGAGGCAATCGCCCGGGCGCGGGCGGCGCGCAGTCCGCCACGCTCCGGCGCTGGCCGTCTGGAGATCCGTCGGAGCGCGGGCACGGCCCGCCTCTTCCATCACCTCTAACGGCTCTGCCATCATGAATCGACTCAAGGAAGCAACCCGCTCCAAGCTCAAGACCGTCAGCACGGCGACGCTGGCCACCGCGCTTTACAAGCGCGGGTTTCGCCAGCAGTTCATCCAGAACGTGCAGCCGCTGCATCCCTTGCAGGAGAGCATGGTCGGCGAAGCCTATACCCTGCGGTACATGCCCGCACGCGAAGACCTGAATGAACTGTCGGTGTTCCGCGACCGCTCCCATCCCCAGCGCAAGGCGGTCGAGGAATGCCCGCCCGGCGCGGTGCTGGTGATGGATAGCCGCAAGGATGCGCGCGCCGCCTCGGCGGGCGGCATCCTGGTCGGCCGGCTGATGCAGCGCGGCGTGGCGGGCGTGGTGACGGACGGCGGTTTTCGCGACTCGGCGGAGATCGCCACGCTGGCCATCCCGGCCTTTCACCAGCGTCCATCCGCGCCGACCAACCTGACGCTGCACCAGGCCATCGCCATCAACGAGCCGATCGGCTGCGGCGATGCGCCGGTGTTTCCGGGCGACGTGATCGTCGGCGACAACGACGGGGTCATCGTGGTGCCCGCGCATCTGGCCGACGAGATCGCGGACGAGGCGGTCGAGATGACCGCCTTCGAGGACTTCGTGACCGAGATGGTCCGTGCCGGCCGCTCTATCCTGGGGCTGTACCCCGCCACGGACGACCAGACGGTGGCGGACTTCGCCGCCTGGCGCAAGGAAAAGGGGCGCTGAGCCATGGACCAGCCCACTCCCACCTCGCGTGCTCCCCACGTCATCCGCATGCGCGCTGAGGACAACGTGGCCATCGTCGCCAACGACGGCGGCCTGCCGGCCGGCAGCGAGCTGGCCGACGGCACCGTGCTGCGCGAACGCGTGCCGCAGGGGCACAAGGTCGCCCTGGTCGACCTGCCGGCCGGCGCGGAAGTCAGACGCTACAACGTGGTGATCGGCCGCGTGACGCAGGACCTGCCCGCCGGAAGCTGGGTGCACGAAAGGCTGCTGGACATGCCCGCCGCGCAGCCGCTGGACGGCCTGCCCGTGTCGACCGCCCCGAGGCCGGTGCTCGAGAAGCTGGAAGGCTATACCTTCGACGGCTATCGCAACGCGGACGGCACGGTCGGCACGCGCAACCTGCTGGGCATCACGACGACGGTGCAATGCGTCTCGGGCGTCGTGAACCATGCGGTGGACCGCATCCGCCGCGAACTGCTGCCGCGCTATCCCAACGTGGACGGCGTGGTGGCGCTGGAACACGGCTACGGCTGCGGCGTGGCCATCGACGCCCCGGATGCCGCCATCCCCATACGCACGGTGCGCAACATCAGCCTCAATCCCAACTTCGGCGGCGAGGTCATGGTGGTCAGCCTGGGCTGCGAGAAGCTGCAGCCCGAACGGCTGATGCCGCCGGGCACGCTGGCGCTTATCCATCCCGACATGCCGGCCGACGAGGAACCGCCGGTCGACGTGGTGACGCTGCAGGACGAGCGGCACGTCGGCTTCCAGTCGATGATAGACAGCATCCTGCGCCAGGCCGAGACGCACCTGCGGCGCCTGGACCAGCGCCGGCGCGAGCCCTGTCCCGCCTCCGACCTGGTCGTGGGCGTGCAGTGCGGCGGCAGCGACGCGTTCTCGGGCGCCACCGCCAATCCGGCGGTGGGCTTCTGTACGGACCTGCTTGTCCGCGCGGGCGCGACGGTGATGTTCTCGGAAGTCACCGAGGTGCGCGACGGCATCGACCAGCTCACCTCGCGGGCCGCCACGCCGGAAGTGGCGCAGGCGCTGGTGCGCGAGATGGCGTGGTACGACGCGTACCTGGCCCGCGGCAAGTCCGACCGCAGCGCCAATACCT
Protein-coding regions in this window:
- a CDS encoding LysE family translocator gives rise to the protein MSFLAFLLAATLLAITPGPGIAYVVARTVSGGSAEGLASSLGTALGGLVHVAASALGLSLVIAQSALAFSVVKYIGAAYLVYLGIGLLRRSGEHIAVPRIAAQGARRAFADGILVEAFNVKTAMFFVAFLPQFISPGHQIAPQLALMGTICVALNTTVDVVAVFAADRLLRSGAARAARARLMNRVSGCTMLGLAAYLAMARRSA
- the pdxR gene encoding MocR-like pyridoxine biosynthesis transcription factor PdxR is translated as MARSPSPYTAAARTSQGIYQSIKSQIADGSLRPGVMLPSTRTLAADLAVSRSTITAVYEQLAAEGYLETRQGRRACVSAGAASSAMKRGREKPESRLSRGLSAYGERVAGFAAATPPDAAGDSFIDFLYGALAAEDFPLLAWRRAYNRVLVRRQKQLYYEAPEGEAPLREALQGYLRRARGLRCDADQIVIVHGSQQAIDLCTRLLVNPKDRVVVEEPCYVMARRVFEAAGAQVMPIPVDEQGLRTAGLPEQRCKLAYVTPSHQFPLGGVLPINRRKELLDWATRQQAWIIEDDYDGEFRYGMRPIDPLQSIDESGGVVYVGTFSKALSPQMRLGYMVAPSALAPALREAKRLADRHAPRQDQLVLAAMIEDGSYERHVRRCRRMNELRRGALLLALERYLPHDAIVDGAAAGLHVVVWLPRVAGRKETALAAHARAQGVGIRPLSPLYAAGAARRQRACAGFVIGYASLSPERIEEGVRRLARALRTFK
- a CDS encoding ribonuclease activity regulator RraA; the encoded protein is MNRLKEATRSKLKTVSTATLATALYKRGFRQQFIQNVQPLHPLQESMVGEAYTLRYMPAREDLNELSVFRDRSHPQRKAVEECPPGAVLVMDSRKDARAASAGGILVGRLMQRGVAGVVTDGGFRDSAEIATLAIPAFHQRPSAPTNLTLHQAIAINEPIGCGDAPVFPGDVIVGDNDGVIVVPAHLADEIADEAVEMTAFEDFVTEMVRAGRSILGLYPATDDQTVADFAAWRKEKGR
- a CDS encoding LysE family translocator, with amino-acid sequence MSFLAFLFAAVLLAITPGPGLAYVVARTATGGRREGLASLLGTSLGGMVHVAASALGLSLVIAQSAVAFSVVKYVGAAYLVYLGIGLLRRSGEHVQAPRVAARGARRAFLDGILVEAMNVKTALFFLAFLPQFIAPGHALAPQLAGLGTVCVAMNATSAAIAVFVADRLLRSSTVRAARARLMNRISGCTMLGLAAYLALTRRTA
- the garD gene encoding galactarate dehydratase is translated as MDQPTPTSRAPHVIRMRAEDNVAIVANDGGLPAGSELADGTVLRERVPQGHKVALVDLPAGAEVRRYNVVIGRVTQDLPAGSWVHERLLDMPAAQPLDGLPVSTAPRPVLEKLEGYTFDGYRNADGTVGTRNLLGITTTVQCVSGVVNHAVDRIRRELLPRYPNVDGVVALEHGYGCGVAIDAPDAAIPIRTVRNISLNPNFGGEVMVVSLGCEKLQPERLMPPGTLALIHPDMPADEEPPVDVVTLQDERHVGFQSMIDSILRQAETHLRRLDQRRREPCPASDLVVGVQCGGSDAFSGATANPAVGFCTDLLVRAGATVMFSEVTEVRDGIDQLTSRAATPEVAQALVREMAWYDAYLARGKSDRSANTSPGNKKGGISNIVEKAMGSIVKSGTSPITGVLGPGQRLRSEGIREGLVYAATPSGDFVCGTLQVAAGMNMHVFTTGRGTPYGLAEVPVIKVATRTDLARRWHDLMDVNAGRIADGEATIEQVGWDLFHLMLEVASGRSKTWAERWGLHNALVLFNPAPVT
- a CDS encoding FMN-binding negative transcriptional regulator; this encodes MYVPEHFAVPDTGSLHELIRAHPMGMLVTHGAGGLDANHIPFELEADASGKTVLHAHVARSNPVWQDVGNGDEVLVVFRAADAYISPNWYPSKHEQHRQVPTWNYMVVHAHGTIAIRDDERYVRGVVARLTRTHEAAQPRPWKMTDSAPEYIDAMLKAIVGIQVDVTRIVGKYKLGQNKDRRDLESAGRAVLAGGGVKIGEAMLACAQGKAR